In Fluviispira sanaruensis, a genomic segment contains:
- a CDS encoding ABC1 kinase family protein: MPSSILQKFRNIGRLTHIVNILARYGFKREIQRTELRDLIQSQTNDSSLHEQHMNTPHSIAKRLAMAFEELGPTFVKLAQILAAREDLLPKNYVEEFKRLHDRVKPLPKEVVEKCLIDEFSEDILAEIEDFDYVPIGSASIGQVHRALLKDGRHVVFKIQRPDINIIISNDLAILMTIASILETAMPELRLLRPTVIIEELRRSLLNELDYLREASNTERMRAFFKDHKNIEIPQIFYKYCTSKILCMSEIKGTKLTGKLEIKNTKSLARLGVEAFLDMTFKFGVFHGDLHPGNFILMDNGKLAIIDFGLTVRLKRDIRNTMAFMFYSLSKQDIETCARLFIDLTENDDLTSNDQLESEITEILDNIITLPAQEMHLGKVLMRIAKVSARKGAPLERELILFFRALIALENFGRSMDAKFQILEFSTEYAEKNALFHFDKKWFERNISLAMHDSGAFIKDLPITLRILAKKLQTGSLAFQFKSEDIIFLTREIDRASNRLSLAILIGSIVLGSSIATYGKQGRLYDSLATFGLIGFGIALVLGLWLILGIIRSGRFK; encoded by the coding sequence ATGCCTTCAAGCATATTACAAAAATTTAGAAATATTGGGAGGCTTACCCATATTGTAAATATTTTAGCGCGTTATGGATTTAAAAGGGAGATTCAAAGAACTGAGTTACGTGATCTCATTCAATCCCAAACGAATGATTCAAGTCTACATGAGCAACATATGAACACCCCTCATTCCATAGCGAAACGTTTGGCTATGGCCTTTGAAGAACTGGGTCCAACATTTGTAAAATTAGCACAGATCCTTGCTGCAAGAGAGGATCTTTTGCCTAAAAATTATGTAGAAGAATTTAAAAGATTGCATGATAGAGTAAAACCTCTACCAAAAGAAGTGGTTGAAAAATGTTTAATTGATGAGTTTTCCGAAGATATTCTAGCGGAAATTGAAGACTTCGATTATGTGCCGATTGGTTCCGCGAGTATAGGTCAAGTACACAGAGCTCTGCTAAAAGATGGACGGCATGTGGTTTTTAAAATTCAACGGCCAGATATCAATATTATTATTTCAAATGACTTAGCGATCTTAATGACCATAGCTTCTATTTTAGAAACAGCTATGCCTGAGTTAAGACTTTTACGGCCAACAGTGATAATTGAGGAACTCCGGCGTTCTTTGCTCAACGAATTGGATTATTTGCGCGAAGCTTCAAACACAGAAAGAATGCGTGCTTTTTTTAAAGATCATAAAAACATTGAAATTCCTCAGATATTTTATAAGTATTGTACTTCAAAAATTCTCTGTATGAGTGAGATTAAAGGCACAAAACTCACAGGTAAATTAGAAATTAAAAACACAAAGTCTTTGGCCCGTCTTGGAGTGGAAGCTTTTCTTGACATGACCTTTAAATTTGGGGTTTTTCATGGGGATTTACATCCAGGTAACTTTATTCTGATGGACAATGGGAAATTAGCAATTATCGATTTTGGACTGACAGTGCGACTCAAACGAGACATTCGCAATACCATGGCTTTTATGTTTTACTCCTTGTCAAAACAAGATATTGAAACCTGTGCTCGGTTATTTATAGATTTAACCGAAAATGATGATCTGACCTCAAATGATCAATTAGAATCTGAAATCACAGAAATATTAGACAATATCATCACTCTCCCCGCACAAGAGATGCATTTAGGTAAAGTTCTTATGCGTATTGCAAAAGTATCTGCACGCAAAGGAGCTCCCCTTGAAAGAGAATTGATCCTCTTCTTTAGAGCTTTGATTGCTCTAGAGAACTTTGGTCGCAGTATGGATGCAAAATTTCAAATTCTAGAGTTTTCAACAGAATATGCAGAAAAAAATGCGTTATTTCATTTCGATAAAAAATGGTTTGAGCGCAATATCAGTTTAGCAATGCATGATTCCGGAGCATTTATTAAGGATTTACCAATAACCCTAAGAATTCTTGCAAAAAAATTGCAAACCGGCTCTCTCGCCTTTCAGTTTAAGAGTGAAGATATTATATTTTTGACTCGCGAAATCGATCGCGCATCAAATAGATTAAGCTTAGCAATATTAATTGGTTCTATAGTCTTGGGCAGCAGTATTGCTACTTATGGAAAACAAGGTAGACTGTACGACTCCTTAGCCACATTTGGATTGATTGGCTTTGGTATTGCTTTGGTCTTAGGCCTTTGGCTCATATTAGGTATCATTCGTTCAGGACGATTTAAGTAG
- a CDS encoding rhodanese-like domain-containing protein has protein sequence MKINCREFTQMYKSADKNKSTLLDVRNNEEVQNGSLPWSLHIPIVDLEFRYLEIPSDNEVFIYCKSGGRAEKAEMFLTHKGFKKTRYASPGGYEELKELF, from the coding sequence ATGAAAATAAATTGCAGAGAGTTTACACAAATGTATAAAAGTGCGGATAAAAATAAGAGTACTTTATTGGATGTTCGGAATAATGAAGAAGTACAAAATGGTTCTCTACCCTGGAGTTTACATATTCCAATAGTTGACCTTGAGTTTAGGTATCTCGAAATCCCATCTGACAACGAAGTTTTTATCTATTGCAAGTCTGGGGGAAGAGCGGAAAAAGCAGAGATGTTTTTGACTCATAAAGGATTTAAAAAAACAAGGTATGCCAGCCCAGGGGGCTATGAGGAATTAAAAGAGTTATTTTAA
- a CDS encoding response regulator: protein MAKTILIVDDALTVRNLAKYALSKGGYNILEAEDGSVGLAVTRSNTVDLIISDLNMPKMNGLEMAKAIKSDPKTQNIPIFMLSTVASQEVAQQGKEIGIMVWIVKPFVPDKLLAAVKKVLEGIPLK from the coding sequence ATGGCAAAAACTATTTTGATAGTGGATGATGCATTAACAGTGCGAAATCTTGCAAAATATGCCCTATCTAAAGGTGGTTATAATATATTAGAGGCAGAAGATGGTTCTGTGGGTTTGGCTGTGACACGCTCAAACACAGTGGATCTGATTATTTCTGATCTCAATATGCCTAAAATGAACGGTCTTGAAATGGCAAAAGCAATCAAATCCGATCCCAAAACTCAAAACATTCCAATATTTATGCTTTCAACTGTGGCAAGTCAAGAAGTTGCTCAACAGGGCAAAGAAATAGGCATCATGGTTTGGATTGTAAAGCCTTTTGTTCCTGATAAACTATTGGCTGCGGTTAAAAAAGTTCTTGAAGGTATCCCCTTAAAATAA
- the ccoS gene encoding cbb3-type cytochrome oxidase assembly protein CcoS translates to MAIIMYLAIFMLIIGGAFLIIFLFAVKNGQFEDLKTPAHKILLDDSVDEPPPKVEIKNTEKKV, encoded by the coding sequence ATGGCAATCATAATGTATTTAGCAATATTTATGCTTATAATTGGCGGAGCTTTTTTAATTATTTTTCTTTTTGCAGTTAAAAATGGTCAATTTGAAGATTTGAAAACACCCGCACATAAAATCTTACTGGACGATTCTGTGGACGAGCCACCCCCTAAAGTAGAAATAAAAAATACCGAAAAGAAAGTCTAG
- a CDS encoding heavy metal translocating P-type ATPase, with translation MSKNSLIKKDSQYEQNNILITQNRSDQEINLENKMPEFCLHCQNSLDKKRVNYSFCCKGCYSVFYFLKAQDLNKYYEIMKLVGEQPAQAQDYNEAHFSIFRDNNLNTIFKFKEDKWAFFVPEIKCAACIWLIEKILSRDSNITEISVNLIDRTVSFSFINKDEKSLEKAARMLISAGYDVLPLPFLSSKEFRSKYEKERIKDIAISGFAFGNVMIFAVSSYLGAYFGIDNNINKLFIVLSMIISVPTVVYAGRSFFYNSYRAFKNKLVHIDMTISFALIVSLFVSIYETILDSGKVYYDTITGLIFLLLVGRYFHEKSLNKAKELGESIKNILPIEAYSIKKGDIFIVPVGKEFLADGRIIEGETEVNEASLTGEEFPIFKCVSDHVLAGSQNILKPVKVVAEKTGSETWISSLENLIQTAKSRKSQIESAMEKILPYFTYLTILTAVLAFIVWFFIDKTKALDVFVAILIISCPCALALATPLTMSSALKKLWEKGVIVKSSETLETIAKIDTVIFDKTGTLTEGNLTIKNHFFLQGSLPEITEKYVLNIIAHVAKNSLHLVSKAIAQNYLTNDLQIQLIHIEEFAGKGIQAFADGKEIRIGKQNFVGYEDLTESDDYCAYAKYDNLIVKFVLSETIRADGKEFIQFLKRKNIESYILSGDRKKSVQKIASSLLIKPENCYSTLLPNEKLEFLEHLQKAKKCVLAIGDGVNDAAMLAKAHVGIAAHGGVDVALHSADIFLRKHEMSLLKKTFEYCKYIKQTLIILFTVSLYYNIIVVILAAFGYVNPLFAALFMPFSSLTVYLIVFFRKGDKIWQS, from the coding sequence ATGTCTAAAAATTCACTCATAAAAAAAGACTCCCAATATGAACAAAACAATATATTAATAACACAAAATAGAAGTGATCAAGAAATAAATTTAGAAAATAAAATGCCTGAATTTTGTCTTCACTGCCAAAATTCTTTGGACAAAAAAAGAGTAAATTATTCTTTCTGTTGTAAGGGATGCTATTCGGTTTTTTATTTTTTAAAAGCGCAAGATTTAAATAAATATTATGAAATAATGAAGCTGGTTGGTGAGCAACCTGCGCAAGCGCAAGATTATAATGAGGCACATTTCTCGATTTTTCGCGATAATAATTTAAATACTATTTTTAAATTCAAAGAGGATAAATGGGCATTTTTTGTCCCAGAAATTAAGTGTGCAGCCTGTATCTGGTTAATAGAGAAAATTCTTTCAAGAGATTCTAATATCACTGAAATTTCAGTTAATTTAATTGATAGAACAGTGAGTTTTTCTTTTATAAATAAAGATGAAAAGTCTCTCGAAAAAGCTGCTCGTATGTTAATCTCTGCAGGTTATGATGTATTACCGCTTCCTTTCTTATCTTCGAAGGAGTTTCGATCCAAGTATGAAAAAGAACGGATAAAAGATATTGCAATATCTGGATTCGCCTTTGGCAATGTCATGATTTTTGCAGTGAGTTCTTATTTGGGAGCATATTTCGGTATTGATAATAATATCAATAAACTTTTTATTGTTTTGAGTATGATCATATCTGTTCCTACCGTTGTCTATGCAGGAAGAAGTTTCTTTTATAATTCTTACAGAGCGTTTAAAAATAAGCTTGTGCATATTGATATGACAATTTCTTTTGCACTTATTGTTTCTTTATTTGTGAGTATTTATGAAACTATACTAGATTCTGGTAAAGTTTATTATGATACAATTACTGGCTTGATTTTTTTATTACTTGTTGGTCGTTATTTCCATGAAAAATCCTTAAATAAAGCAAAAGAACTGGGTGAGTCAATTAAAAATATTTTACCTATAGAAGCTTATTCAATAAAAAAAGGTGATATATTTATTGTACCAGTTGGTAAAGAATTTCTTGCTGATGGGAGAATTATTGAAGGAGAAACCGAAGTCAATGAAGCATCATTAACAGGTGAAGAGTTTCCTATTTTTAAATGCGTATCAGATCATGTTCTTGCGGGTTCACAAAATATTTTAAAACCAGTTAAAGTGGTTGCAGAAAAAACAGGATCTGAAACTTGGATTTCATCCCTCGAGAATTTAATTCAAACTGCAAAATCAAGAAAATCGCAAATAGAATCTGCAATGGAAAAAATTCTTCCCTATTTTACATATTTAACAATATTAACAGCTGTTTTGGCATTTATTGTCTGGTTTTTTATTGATAAAACAAAAGCCTTAGATGTTTTTGTTGCTATTCTCATTATTTCCTGTCCCTGTGCATTGGCTTTGGCAACTCCGCTCACAATGTCTTCTGCATTAAAAAAACTCTGGGAAAAAGGTGTGATTGTAAAAAGTTCAGAAACACTCGAAACAATTGCCAAAATTGATACGGTTATATTTGACAAAACAGGTACTTTAACTGAAGGCAATTTAACCATTAAGAATCACTTTTTTCTGCAGGGAAGTTTACCTGAAATTACAGAGAAATATGTTTTAAATATTATAGCGCATGTGGCGAAGAATTCTTTACATCTTGTCTCAAAAGCAATCGCCCAAAATTATTTAACAAATGATTTGCAAATTCAATTGATTCATATCGAAGAGTTTGCTGGGAAAGGGATTCAAGCATTTGCAGACGGAAAAGAAATAAGAATTGGCAAACAAAATTTTGTTGGCTATGAGGATTTAACTGAATCAGATGATTATTGTGCTTATGCAAAATATGATAATTTAATTGTAAAATTTGTTTTGTCAGAAACGATTAGAGCTGATGGAAAAGAATTTATTCAATTCTTAAAAAGAAAAAATATTGAATCTTATATTTTATCGGGTGACAGAAAGAAATCTGTGCAAAAAATAGCATCTTCTTTGCTGATTAAACCAGAAAATTGTTATTCAACTCTCTTACCTAATGAAAAACTCGAGTTTTTAGAGCACTTACAAAAAGCAAAGAAATGTGTTTTGGCGATTGGTGATGGTGTTAATGATGCTGCAATGTTAGCCAAAGCGCATGTGGGTATTGCCGCTCATGGAGGGGTCGACGTGGCTCTGCATTCTGCAGATATTTTTTTACGCAAGCATGAAATGAGCTTATTAAAAAAGACTTTTGAGTATTGCAAATACATAAAACAGACTTTAATAATTTTATTTACAGTTAGTTTATATTATAATATAATTGTAGTTATCTTAGCCGCATTTGGATATGTCAATCCATTATTTGCGGCATTATTTATGCCATTTTCTTCTTTAACGGTTTACCTAATTGTTTTTTTTCGTAAAGGAGATAAAATATGGCAATCATAA
- a CDS encoding sulfite exporter TauE/SafE family protein, with the protein MSEFLDILVPLSSVAIFGFSGSLHCLGMCSPMVATCHKKTWQYFMFRLFSYTTIGVLSGFFGSLFFEKFLGLSARKIAWIVAIVSILQICYLLKKSSLNQSMISQKILNNLMKYSPLSYSATLGIVTALLPCGFLYTAILMCISYANPVISGLGMLIFSIVTSPVLIGGKGVFIFLTRKNEHIAKYVSILLLLIVAIFALMRGGVFSDFFNHTHEQSTEHKINCH; encoded by the coding sequence ATGAGTGAATTTTTAGACATTTTAGTTCCTTTATCATCGGTCGCCATCTTCGGCTTTTCCGGATCGCTCCACTGCCTAGGAATGTGTTCTCCAATGGTTGCCACCTGTCATAAAAAGACCTGGCAATACTTCATGTTTCGGTTGTTTTCTTACACAACTATCGGTGTTTTATCTGGATTTTTTGGTTCGTTATTTTTTGAAAAGTTTTTAGGTTTATCTGCTAGAAAAATCGCTTGGATAGTTGCAATCGTCTCTATACTTCAAATCTGTTACCTTCTTAAAAAATCATCACTCAATCAATCTATGATTTCACAAAAAATCTTAAATAATTTGATGAAATACTCCCCCTTATCCTATTCAGCAACTCTTGGAATTGTCACAGCTCTGTTACCGTGTGGGTTTTTATATACTGCCATTCTTATGTGTATTTCATATGCAAACCCTGTTATCAGTGGTCTAGGAATGCTTATTTTTTCAATCGTAACTTCTCCTGTACTCATTGGTGGTAAAGGAGTCTTTATTTTCCTGACTCGAAAAAATGAACATATTGCAAAATATGTTTCAATATTATTACTTTTAATTGTTGCTATTTTTGCACTCATGCGAGGAGGTGTTTTTAGCGACTTCTTTAATCATACACATGAGCAGTCCACCGAACATAAAATAAATTGCCATTAA
- a CDS encoding c-type cytochrome produces the protein MTTENEDKKNKKEVKFLEHDFDGIKELDNPIPLWFHCLFFGTIFFAAAYLLYYQIYKGGGTIKKEYLISMGQESPGKSGGEAPFDYKNFLQDADKIANGKKIYASNCASCHGMNGQGTVGPNLTDDYWVAGDTFADVQKIIEEGEPAKGMPGWKTILGDKKIQDLVLYIASIQGTNPPGAKKPEGKPGKLH, from the coding sequence ATGACGACTGAGAATGAAGATAAAAAAAATAAAAAAGAAGTAAAATTTTTAGAACATGATTTCGATGGAATTAAAGAACTCGACAATCCAATTCCGCTCTGGTTCCATTGCTTATTTTTCGGCACCATTTTTTTTGCTGCCGCTTATTTATTATATTATCAGATATATAAAGGTGGTGGCACTATTAAAAAAGAATATCTCATATCGATGGGACAAGAAAGCCCTGGAAAATCTGGTGGGGAAGCGCCATTTGATTATAAAAATTTTCTACAGGACGCTGATAAAATTGCGAATGGAAAAAAAATATATGCCTCAAATTGTGCTTCTTGTCATGGTATGAACGGGCAAGGTACTGTTGGTCCAAATCTGACTGATGATTATTGGGTTGCGGGCGATACTTTTGCTGATGTACAAAAGATTATAGAAGAGGGTGAACCTGCAAAGGGTATGCCAGGCTGGAAAACAATATTAGGCGATAAAAAAATTCAAGACCTCGTCCTTTATATTGCATCCATTCAAGGAACAAATCCTCCAGGGGCAAAAAAGCCTGAAGGGAAACCTGGTAAATTGCATTAA